Proteins encoded by one window of Blautia luti:
- a CDS encoding sensor histidine kinase, translating to MKFQNLSVKRLFSRVAMGLALSMSGITIALFLVTKQIAVLLTGGALLLCALVGIFVLTQAFGKRLSQFTADLCQTLDHMIAGNEAPQRPEDSETQLARIGHRLARLYQIMQENRRRVDEERQELQTLVSDISHQVKTPVSNLKMATDTLLEKPMTEAERTDFIRGIRSQTDKLDFLFQALVKTSRLETGVIQLDKKPGRLFDTVAQAMSGIVYAAEKKEIAVSVDCPENLTFSHDSKWTSEALFNLLDNAVKYTPAGGKIAVSVVLWEMYVEIKVVDTGKGISESNQAAIFRRFYREEEVHEQQGVGIGLYLAREIVTRQGGYIKVVSEPGKGSEFSIMLPTK from the coding sequence ATGAAGTTTCAAAATCTCTCGGTAAAGCGGCTGTTTAGCCGGGTGGCAATGGGGCTTGCCCTCTCCATGTCCGGGATCACCATAGCCCTGTTTCTTGTGACAAAACAGATTGCGGTGCTGCTGACGGGCGGGGCGCTGCTGCTGTGCGCCCTTGTGGGGATTTTTGTACTGACGCAGGCGTTTGGAAAGCGGCTGTCGCAGTTTACCGCTGACCTGTGCCAGACTTTAGACCACATGATCGCTGGGAATGAAGCGCCCCAGCGGCCAGAGGACAGCGAAACCCAGCTTGCCAGAATCGGACACCGGCTGGCAAGGCTTTACCAGATCATGCAGGAGAACCGCCGCCGGGTGGACGAGGAACGGCAGGAGTTACAGACCCTTGTATCAGATATTTCCCATCAGGTGAAAACGCCGGTGAGCAATCTGAAAATGGCGACGGACACCCTGCTGGAAAAGCCCATGACCGAGGCGGAGCGCACCGACTTTATCCGGGGAATCCGCAGCCAGACGGATAAGCTGGACTTTCTCTTTCAGGCCCTTGTAAAAACCTCCCGGCTGGAAACAGGCGTGATCCAGTTGGACAAGAAACCGGGCCGCCTCTTTGATACCGTGGCGCAGGCCATGAGTGGGATCGTGTATGCAGCGGAGAAAAAGGAAATCGCCGTGTCCGTGGACTGCCCGGAGAATTTGACTTTTTCCCATGACAGCAAGTGGACATCCGAAGCCCTCTTTAACTTGCTGGACAATGCGGTGAAGTACACCCCGGCGGGCGGGAAAATCGCTGTGTCGGTGGTACTGTGGGAAATGTATGTGGAAATCAAAGTAGTCGACACCGGCAAGGGCATTTCCGAAAGCAATCAGGCTGCCATCTTTCGGCGCTTCTATCGTGAGGAAGAAGTACACGAACAGCAGGGCGTGGGCATTGGACTGTATCTGGCCCGCGAGATTGTAACGCGGCAGGGCGGCTATATCAAAGTGGTTTCGGAGCCGGGCAAGGGTTCGGAATTTTCTATTATGCTGCCTACAAAATAA
- a CDS encoding response regulator transcription factor, whose product MKQILIVEDDSFLNKMLDYNLTADGYGVTSALNARTAADAIRQREFDLVLLDINLPDGNGFELCKLIKPQHPDTIVIFLTANDQESDQIRGYEVGAVDYITKPFVIGALQRKIKAMFAMLEHHKPAKDIYDDGRLFLDFSEQTASLNGKPLTLSPMEYKMLNLFRKNPRQVLTRGQLLERLWDIDERFVDEHTLTTSISRIRSKIESDGGAPYIKTVYGMGYQWTGGEAK is encoded by the coding sequence ATGAAGCAGATTTTAATTGTCGAGGACGACAGTTTTTTGAATAAGATGTTAGACTATAACCTGACCGCAGACGGCTACGGCGTGACTTCTGCACTAAATGCCAGAACCGCAGCCGACGCCATCCGCCAGCGGGAATTTGATCTGGTGCTGCTGGACATCAACCTGCCGGACGGCAACGGTTTTGAGCTGTGCAAGCTGATAAAGCCCCAGCATCCGGACACCATCGTGATTTTCCTGACTGCCAACGATCAGGAGAGCGACCAGATACGGGGCTATGAGGTGGGCGCAGTGGATTACATCACAAAGCCCTTTGTGATCGGGGCCTTGCAGCGGAAAATCAAAGCCATGTTCGCCATGCTGGAACACCACAAACCGGCTAAGGACATTTACGACGACGGGCGGCTGTTTCTGGACTTCTCGGAGCAGACGGCTTCCCTAAACGGCAAGCCCCTGACCCTATCCCCGATGGAGTACAAAATGCTGAACCTGTTCCGCAAAAATCCCCGGCAAGTGCTGACCCGTGGGCAGCTTTTGGAAAGGCTGTGGGATATAGACGAGCGGTTTGTAGACGAACACACCCTGACAACCTCCATCAGCCGGATTCGCAGCAAGATTGAATCCGACGGCGGCGCGCCCTACATCAAGACCGTTTACGGCATGGGCTATCAATGGACGGGAGGTGAGGCAAAATGA
- a CDS encoding DUF3849 domain-containing protein codes for MANNIEKQLKEISERLEQGVKEIFTSERYTEYLNTMSKFHNYSFNNTLLITMQKPEATLVAGYQAWQKKFNRHVKRGEKGIQIIAPAPIREKQEIEKIDPVTKEPVIGDDGQPETEIVEMVIPRFRITTVFDVSQTEGEPIAELEVPELTGSVQFYDTFMQALQNISPVPIRMMNVEAKGYYHQTEKYIAIKEDMSNVQTMKTGVHEVSHALLHDREVMDAEGVLKDQTTKEVEAESIAYIVCNHFGLDTSEYSFTYIASWCESRDMKALKASMDTIRKTSAEIIENIEAQMYELEMERPIRDTFHKEDLILHLSGSMGSEFTYDLIENMSREQLEQNVGEYVRLLESGEIEENEKPLESFLEEKGAAVTPLYDSSGHGENYPIDFYDVEYDADIGVTYISDLSPKEQAEMLVQKAEFPRNIFSEEEKTFVNEYAETFPGQVERLNDLVWDMRESYDEAGSKLVYEVIQAARANFPVKEPEIAEETAMQYAHRLIETAEAANTGNFTDSQRNLIVNFAYKMDDKDEVLGLVNRMMTAIRRPESEYTRNLMNETQAQIDNFPDGMIGFTEMHEAGIQLDHMLPLMKDRAYELYRGGAEIYILYGNPENPQRAEQVLVETENEIFGYDGIFGITETEWEVQKEREVSATKQEALERQSAEKIDETLLLHGESRRFAIYQMDSGDEHTYQFMGMESAKNLGYTIDGKDYRMVYAAPWMPTITLDNIFERFNIDRPEDFRGHSLSVSDVIVINRGAEITAYYVDSFGFQELPEFVQQRMNMLEHNSVRAYPPVYKETLEQAMGERDVDAYLDSRKLNLDCKKAIEDVIRENFDGLHLKQGAAKEVVERFGEERMNFVMANTIRELSHDGRFSRQNKDWAEHIEIPENISRGRNLNLDYVIESHPAVLDGFIDMARAEIRMQRIEQAIGENEVTITAETRGYEAEGHNGTWHTVDKKEYAGEKFFLMEHDEFGSDVAGIIVAENGQLVAEDLWNGFDEGALEAVSEYLQENGTTLYDLTEFPEDSVVTLRSGQTLTIEEIQAVQKDIWEETMAGKNESGTDVRFNFHAVSEVQLPEGIKLKMPEIHYIDNFYVMEDVNAEGVVKVNRYESLDEAMQEYLRLPNHQKKVLGIQNTETMQESMDFIRCENGIDRLTHAYEQIGGWLNPEIYEAVNKMENMLDWNEVQIAYQIGKQYFTIQTAEDGYDYTFYNEDYQEDDGGIYDNPTIYVDEAASDILEDKGYSLEDAKVVDYEELMADVEEIQEEQIQRIQLEKNCPASIFEGFHREEALQTYEGIAMQFTESKGYLSIQATEEGYSFIFYDSDLHEIQSGDYDNPDASIQEAAYEILKSERMDDLECVKVDYKEFEEMTIQHSKDLLQEGGLRATSEIGRNELALNSLSRAEVERGVLYHAQAVLEDMGMEQEVELLAARVYGSRSRQDLYREDSDLDVVLSYRGNIREDSFFNELNAHGIAMAGIKVDINPIAEKRITLAEYMKEADAYLDQQEIKKLAVDLDNFSYEYDTYEYKDTVENREEQVEKITEDILNKKTECLKDWLVEVSEESDIDSDVITARSLLSRLEDAERFSIFDKQPEQEQPEATISFYVAECMEFPVMGEYHNNLTLEEAIKIYESIPAERLHGIKGIGFDLQDGDEDYSGEYGLMSGDRIDRDLIDMIPHYKESPLVQKAINDMEKYLNEKHGKVQEAEQTVEVKQEVPEAPVKKESVSVEPNREQNKEPAKGGKGELKKSVLQSLKEFQVRAKAQEQKETATEKSKARKKGEVEL; via the coding sequence ATGGCAAATAATATAGAAAAACAGTTAAAAGAAATATCGGAACGGCTGGAGCAGGGAGTAAAGGAAATCTTTACATCGGAGCGATATACCGAATATCTGAATACCATGTCAAAGTTCCATAATTACAGCTTTAATAACACGCTGCTGATCACCATGCAGAAACCGGAAGCAACACTGGTGGCAGGGTATCAGGCATGGCAGAAGAAGTTTAACCGCCATGTAAAACGTGGAGAGAAAGGAATCCAGATCATTGCACCAGCACCGATCCGGGAGAAACAGGAGATTGAAAAGATCGACCCGGTAACAAAAGAGCCTGTGATCGGGGATGATGGACAGCCGGAAACAGAGATTGTGGAGATGGTGATACCGAGATTCCGCATAACGACAGTGTTTGATGTCAGCCAGACAGAGGGAGAACCGATCGCAGAACTGGAGGTGCCGGAGCTTACCGGAAGTGTACAGTTTTATGATACGTTCATGCAGGCATTGCAGAATATTTCTCCTGTACCGATCCGCATGATGAATGTGGAAGCAAAAGGCTATTATCACCAGACAGAAAAATATATTGCGATAAAGGAAGATATGAGTAATGTCCAGACGATGAAAACCGGAGTCCATGAAGTGAGCCACGCATTGTTGCATGACCGGGAAGTAATGGATGCGGAAGGCGTCTTAAAAGACCAGACAACAAAGGAAGTGGAAGCAGAAAGTATCGCTTACATAGTCTGCAACCATTTTGGTCTGGATACTTCAGAATATTCGTTTACCTATATCGCCAGCTGGTGCGAGAGCAGGGATATGAAGGCGTTGAAAGCATCTATGGATACCATCCGAAAAACATCGGCAGAGATCATTGAGAATATCGAGGCACAGATGTACGAGTTGGAAATGGAAAGACCAATCCGGGATACTTTTCATAAGGAAGATTTAATTCTGCATCTTTCAGGCAGTATGGGTTCCGAGTTTACCTATGATCTGATTGAAAACATGAGCAGGGAACAGTTAGAGCAGAATGTGGGAGAATACGTCCGCCTTCTGGAAAGTGGTGAGATAGAGGAAAATGAGAAACCTCTGGAAAGTTTTCTGGAAGAAAAAGGTGCTGCTGTCACACCACTCTATGACAGCAGTGGACACGGAGAGAACTATCCGATTGATTTTTATGATGTTGAATATGATGCTGACATAGGCGTTACTTATATTTCTGACCTTTCTCCGAAAGAGCAGGCAGAGATGTTGGTACAAAAGGCAGAGTTTCCAAGAAATATTTTTTCAGAAGAAGAAAAGACATTTGTAAATGAATATGCAGAAACCTTCCCCGGACAGGTGGAAAGACTGAATGACCTGGTATGGGATATGAGGGAATCTTATGATGAAGCCGGTTCAAAGCTGGTGTATGAAGTGATTCAGGCAGCAAGGGCAAACTTCCCAGTGAAGGAACCGGAGATTGCAGAAGAAACAGCCATGCAGTATGCCCACCGTCTGATTGAAACGGCAGAAGCTGCAAATACAGGAAATTTCACAGATTCCCAGAGAAATCTTATTGTGAATTTTGCATATAAGATGGATGACAAAGACGAAGTGCTTGGACTGGTGAACCGTATGATGACCGCAATCCGCAGACCGGAAAGTGAATATACGAGAAACCTTATGAATGAAACACAGGCACAGATTGACAATTTCCCAGATGGCATGATCGGTTTTACGGAAATGCACGAGGCAGGAATCCAGTTAGACCATATGCTACCGCTTATGAAAGACCGGGCATATGAATTATACCGTGGAGGGGCAGAAATTTACATCTTATATGGAAATCCAGAGAATCCACAACGGGCAGAACAGGTGCTTGTGGAAACGGAAAATGAGATTTTTGGATATGACGGTATCTTTGGAATCACAGAAACAGAATGGGAAGTCCAGAAAGAAAGAGAAGTCTCTGCCACAAAACAGGAAGCACTGGAACGGCAGAGTGCAGAAAAGATTGATGAGACACTTCTTCTGCATGGAGAAAGCAGAAGGTTTGCCATTTATCAGATGGATAGTGGAGATGAGCATACCTATCAGTTTATGGGAATGGAATCTGCAAAGAACCTGGGCTATACCATTGATGGAAAGGATTACCGGATGGTTTATGCAGCACCGTGGATGCCAACAATCACGTTAGACAATATATTTGAACGATTTAACATTGATCGACCGGAAGATTTCCGTGGTCATTCCTTATCGGTAAGTGATGTGATCGTGATAAACAGGGGGGCAGAGATCACAGCCTATTATGTAGATTCTTTTGGATTTCAGGAACTTCCGGAGTTTGTCCAGCAGAGAATGAACATGCTGGAACATAATTCCGTCAGGGCATATCCGCCAGTTTATAAAGAAACATTGGAACAGGCAATGGGAGAACGGGATGTAGATGCCTATCTGGATTCCAGAAAGTTAAACCTGGACTGCAAGAAAGCAATCGAGGATGTTATCCGGGAGAATTTTGACGGACTGCACTTAAAGCAGGGTGCGGCAAAAGAAGTCGTGGAACGCTTTGGGGAAGAACGTATGAATTTTGTTATGGCAAACACCATCCGTGAACTTTCTCATGATGGAAGATTTTCCAGACAGAACAAAGACTGGGCGGAGCATATCGAAATCCCGGAAAATATCAGCCGAGGCAGAAATCTGAACCTGGATTATGTGATTGAAAGCCACCCGGCAGTTTTAGATGGGTTTATCGACATGGCAAGAGCTGAGATCCGGATGCAGAGGATAGAACAGGCGATAGGAGAAAACGAAGTGACGATCACAGCAGAGACAAGAGGATATGAAGCAGAAGGACATAACGGGACATGGCATACGGTTGATAAAAAGGAATATGCTGGGGAAAAGTTTTTCTTAATGGAACATGATGAATTTGGCTCCGATGTGGCTGGCATTATCGTAGCAGAAAATGGACAGCTTGTAGCGGAGGACTTATGGAATGGATTTGATGAAGGAGCGTTAGAAGCTGTATCAGAATATCTGCAGGAAAATGGAACAACACTTTATGACTTGACGGAATTCCCGGAAGATTCTGTTGTAACCCTGCGGAGTGGACAGACACTTACAATCGAAGAAATACAGGCAGTACAGAAAGACATATGGGAAGAAACGATGGCAGGAAAAAATGAATCGGGAACAGATGTCCGGTTTAATTTTCATGCAGTCAGTGAGGTGCAGCTGCCGGAAGGCATAAAGTTAAAAATGCCAGAGATTCATTACATTGATAATTTTTATGTGATGGAAGATGTAAATGCAGAGGGTGTAGTAAAAGTAAACCGGTATGAATCACTGGATGAAGCGATGCAGGAATATTTACGTCTACCAAATCATCAGAAAAAAGTGCTTGGTATCCAGAATACGGAAACGATGCAGGAAAGCATGGATTTTATCCGATGTGAAAACGGGATAGATCGGCTGACCCATGCGTATGAACAGATCGGAGGGTGGCTGAATCCAGAAATATATGAAGCGGTAAATAAAATGGAAAACATGCTGGACTGGAATGAGGTACAGATTGCATATCAGATTGGAAAACAATACTTTACAATCCAGACCGCAGAAGATGGCTATGACTATACATTTTACAATGAAGATTATCAGGAGGATGATGGAGGAATCTATGACAATCCGACAATTTATGTAGATGAAGCTGCCAGTGATATTTTGGAAGATAAAGGGTACTCATTGGAAGACGCAAAAGTAGTGGATTATGAAGAATTGATGGCAGATGTGGAAGAAATTCAGGAAGAACAGATACAGCGGATACAATTAGAAAAAAACTGCCCAGCAAGTATTTTTGAAGGATTTCACAGGGAAGAAGCACTGCAAACCTATGAAGGAATCGCAATGCAGTTTACCGAGAGCAAAGGGTATCTGAGCATACAGGCAACAGAAGAAGGATATTCCTTTATTTTTTATGACTCTGATTTGCATGAAATCCAGAGTGGTGATTACGATAATCCAGACGCATCCATTCAGGAAGCTGCTTATGAAATCCTTAAAAGTGAAAGAATGGATGACCTGGAATGTGTCAAAGTGGATTATAAAGAATTTGAAGAAATGACGATCCAGCACTCTAAGGATTTATTGCAGGAGGGGGGACTTCGTGCGACTTCTGAGATTGGAAGAAATGAACTGGCATTAAATAGTCTGAGCAGGGCAGAAGTTGAAAGAGGTGTCCTGTATCATGCACAGGCAGTATTAGAAGATATGGGAATGGAACAGGAGGTAGAGCTGCTTGCTGCAAGAGTGTATGGTTCCAGAAGCAGACAAGACCTTTACCGGGAAGATTCTGACCTTGATGTAGTGCTTTCTTATCGTGGCAATATCCGTGAAGACAGTTTCTTCAATGAATTAAATGCTCATGGTATAGCAATGGCAGGCATTAAGGTGGACATCAATCCTATCGCAGAAAAAAGAATCACTCTGGCAGAATATATGAAGGAAGCAGATGCTTACCTTGATCAGCAGGAGATTAAAAAGCTGGCGGTGGATTTAGATAATTTCAGCTATGAATATGACACTTACGAATATAAAGATACCGTTGAGAACAGGGAAGAACAGGTGGAGAAAATCACAGAGGACATTCTGAATAAGAAAACAGAGTGTTTAAAGGACTGGCTGGTTGAAGTATCTGAAGAATCCGATATAGACAGCGATGTTATAACTGCCCGTTCTTTACTTTCCCGTCTGGAGGACGCAGAGAGATTTTCTATCTTTGACAAACAGCCAGAGCAGGAACAGCCAGAAGCCACGATCAGTTTTTATGTCGCAGAGTGCATGGAGTTTCCGGTCATGGGAGAGTACCATAATAACCTCACTTTAGAAGAAGCCATTAAAATATATGAGAGTATCCCAGCAGAGAGACTGCATGGGATTAAAGGAATCGGATTTGATCTGCAAGATGGTGATGAAGATTATTCCGGGGAATATGGACTCATGAGTGGAGACAGGATAGACAGGGATCTGATTGATATGATTCCACATTATAAGGAGAGTCCATTGGTACAGAAAGCAATCAACGATATGGAAAAGTATCTGAATGAGAAACATGGAAAAGTGCAGGAAGCAGAACAGACTGTGGAAGTGAAACAGGAAGTTCCAGAAGCACCAGTCAAGAAAGAATCTGTATCAGTAGAACCAAACCGGGAACAAAACAAAGAGCCTGCAAAGGGTGGAAAAGGAGAACTGAAAAAATCCGTGCTGCAGTCATTGAAAGAGTTTCAGGTAAGAGCAAAAGCACAGGAGCAGAAAGAAACGGCAACTGAAAAATCTAAAGCACGTAAGAAGGGGGAGGTAGAATTATGA
- a CDS encoding DUF4316 domain-containing protein has product MNDCYNGFDEEARRNIQNFMQQQAAKEQEQQRQQQVQSQKQPNQTQQSLEQQKKKPELANWQKVMDNGEYLRSAEMAEEANYNMIDGLMNNMPKKKDKNAPRRSVLKRLRKHQQKIASQGRDNHSNRRQWKKRWKGRRSNFSWRPVNMAGFLFELLYKIENL; this is encoded by the coding sequence ATGAATGACTGTTACAATGGCTTTGATGAAGAAGCAAGACGGAACATTCAGAACTTTATGCAGCAACAGGCAGCAAAAGAACAGGAACAGCAAAGACAACAGCAGGTGCAATCACAAAAGCAACCGAATCAGACGCAGCAGTCACTAGAACAGCAGAAAAAGAAACCAGAGCTGGCAAACTGGCAGAAGGTCATGGACAATGGAGAATATCTTCGCAGTGCGGAGATGGCAGAAGAAGCCAATTACAATATGATTGATGGACTGATGAACAATATGCCAAAGAAAAAAGATAAAAATGCTCCTCGGAGATCAGTATTGAAACGACTTCGCAAGCATCAGCAAAAGATAGCCAGTCAGGGAAGGGACAACCACAGCAACAGAAGGCAGTGGAAGAAGAGATGGAAAGGAAGAAGAAGTAATTTTTCATGGAGACCCGTCAATATGGCGGGTTTTCTTTTTGAGCTACTTTATAAAATAGAAAATTTATGA
- a CDS encoding transposon-transfer assisting family protein — MMDLAMNFDTDECLVTAMFDKGNRNDTMEAIDNIIPFLKGDADMIGLVCNTIRKLFCMSDEGYEIFLMDLEDYKTELEEEDEE, encoded by the coding sequence ATGATGGATCTGGCAATGAACTTTGATACAGACGAATGTTTAGTAACTGCGATGTTTGATAAAGGCAACCGAAATGATACGATGGAAGCCATCGACAATATTATTCCATTTCTGAAAGGGGATGCGGATATGATAGGGCTGGTCTGCAATACCATAAGAAAGCTGTTCTGCATGAGTGATGAAGGTTATGAGATTTTTCTTATGGATCTGGAAGATTATAAAACGGAATTGGAAGAGGAGGACGAGGAATGA